The uncultured Dysgonomonas sp. genome contains the following window.
AACCCAATGGCCGAAACGACCGAGATAACTATAATAGATTGAACCGACGAGGGCTCAAAAATGGTCTCCATTAACCAATCCATGACATTACACAACGTTAGAAATGCTGTGCAAAGGTAAGACAATAAAAACGAATGCGCCAATATTGCACGAATGAAAATTGTGGTAAGTATCTGAATATTTTCAGAAAAGCTTTATCTATATGTAAAAAGCAATCGTTCTTTGAAATGTTTATAAAACTTCAATATAATCAGAGATATAAATAATAAAAAGTATTTAGATATTTAACAACAGAGATTAATTCACTCAAAAAAACAAGGGTTGTCCCATAAATAAAGTTGTATCTTCAAAGTGTTACCCTCTTTGTCATTCTGAGTACAACGAAGAATCTCGACATTGAGAAACGAGATGTTTCATTCCGTTCAACATGACAAAAGATACCAAAATTTATTTATGAGACAGCCACCCGTTAAATAATACTTTATATCGTTTCTATCTTAAATCCCGCCTTCTGTACAGTATCTATCACTTCATTTTCGGTGATACCATCCGATACTACAGTCAGTACCTTATTCTTATTAGCGGTATCTACATTCCAGTTAGAGATACCTTTCACTTCATCGAGGAACGGGGTTACTTTGGCGATACATCCGCCACAATTAATATTGGTCTTAAATGTAAATGTCTTTGTTTCCATATGTTTAATGAGTTGTAAGTTATGAGTAATAAGTTTTTTAGAATTCTAGTATACTAGACACTAGTACTCTAAAATTTATTTTTCGTTTTTCACTTTTCGTTTTTCCTAAATTCTTATCTCTTCCATTTCAGTCGTAAACTATTGCTTACCACACTGACACTGCTCAACGCCATCGCAGCGCCTGCTATCATCGGATTAAGTAAAAAGCCGTTGATGGGGAAAAGGATACCGGCGGCAACAGGAATCCCTATCAGGTTATATATAAATGCCCAGAACAGGTTTTGCCGTATAGTAGCCACTGTTTGCCGCGACAGCTTAATCGCTTCGGGTATTTTGGTGAGGTCTGATGATATAATTGTCATCTTTGCCACATCCATAGCTATATCGCTGCCTTTACCCATCGCTATGCTCAAATCTGCCTGAGCCAGCGCTGTACTGTCATTGATCCCGTCTCCGACCATCGCTACTACTTTACCTTCTGCTTGCAATTGCTTTATAAATTCAGCCTTTTGGTGAGGCAATACCTCAGCTTTATAGTGTTTTATACCAGTCCGTGCGGCTATCTCCTTTGCTGTGGATTCGTTGTCTCCGGTAAGCATATACACCTCTATTCCGGATGATTGTAATTGCCGGACAGCGGTTTGCGAAGTAGCCTTTATCTCATCGGCAATGGCAACGACTGCAATGGCCTGTTTATCATCGGCAAACCAGATTACAGTTTTAGACTGGGAACTAAGTTCTTTTGCTTTATTGTTTAGAACTTCATTTATAGCAATATTGTTCTCATTCAGCAATTTATAATTTCCGACAAAGTATAATTGCCCGTCAACAAAGCCTTTAGCTCCTTTTCCCGTAATACTTTCGAAACCGGAAACAGGAATAGACGCCTCTGCATTGAAATATCGTACCACAGCCTCTGCCAGCGGATGCTCCGACTGCTTCTCCAGACTTAGTAAAGCGGCTTTCGGGCTGTCATCATTATTCAGCCAGAGAATATCGGTTACCTGAGGTTTACCTTCTGTTATGGTTCCGGTCTTGTCCAGCACGACTGCGTTTATCTTTTTTGCCTGTTCGAGGCTTTCGGCATCTTTTATCAGAATGCCTTTTTCAGCACCCTTCCCTACCCCGACCATTATCGCTGTCGGCGTGGCAAGTCCCAAAGCACATGGGCAGGCAATAATGAGCACCGTTACCAATGCAAGTAAGCCATGAGTAAATCCATTGTTACCACCCAATATCAGCCAAATAATGAAAGACACAATTGCAATGCTTATCACTATAGGAACAAAAATTCCGGCTATTTTATCAACCAGTTTTTGCACCGGAGCTTTGCTGCCCTGCGCTTCCTGCACCATCTTTATAATTTGAGCAAGCATAGTTTCGGAGCCTACTTTCTCAGCCTTGAAGCGGAAACTACCCTTTTGGTTTATTGTTCCGGCAAACACTTTTCCATCCGCTTCTTTCAATACGGGGACAGGCTCTCCGCTCAACATACTTTCGTCCACATATGATGTACCCTCTGTAACCCGTCCGTCGACTGCAATTTTTTCTCCAGGCTTTACTAGAATCAGGTCGCCTATATTTACATTTTCAATTGGGATTTGATTGTGACTACCATCTTCTTGTATTATCGTTACGGTCTTCGGTTGTAATCTCATCAGTTTTTTTATGGCAGACGAAGTATTCCCTTTTGCCTTTTCTTCCAGCAAGCGTCCTAATAGAATAAATGCAATGATAACGCTGGCAGCCTCGAAATAGACATGAGGTTCTACTCCTCTTGCTATCCAGAAATCAGGGAACAGCGTATTGAACACACTGAACAAATAAGCCACACTTGTACTCAATGCCACAAGCGTATCCATATTGGCAGATCTGTGCTTTGCCTGTTTCCACGCATTAATAAAGAAATCTTTACCCAACCAGAAAATAACAGGAGTGGAAAGCACCCACATTATTTCGTTGGCATAAGGTATACGCATAAAGAACATCCCTATCGCAACTACCGGTATAGAAAAGATTATGGCTAATATCGTTTTGCGTTTCAGATCGCCGAATTTCTTCCGGTGAATTTCTTCCAAAGTTTCAGCCGTTGTATTCTTATCTTCTTCGATAAGCAGATCATATCCCCCGTCCTGAATGGCATCACGCATATTCTCGGGCGATATTTCATCCGGTAAATACTCTACAGCCAATGTCGCAGTAGCAAAGTTAACCGATGCATTTACCACCCCTTTCAGTCCCTTAACAATACTCTCCGCGCTTATAGCACACGACGCGCATGACATCTGGAGTACGGGGAACGTCTTCTTTACTGTATTATCTGTTGCTTTCATAATCTTCATCTTTTGATTATACAAAGATGGCAACAAAATAACCGGAAATTGTTATACTATTCTTTGGAAAGTTTATGAGATTTACACCTCATCCAATGGTTTTCGCTTGTTAGTTCTTATTTGTTTGAAATGGCTCGGAGTCAGTCCCGTTACTTTCTTAAACTGGGCGCTAAGGTGAGCTACACTGGAATAATTCAAGTTAAAAGCTATTTCATTCAATGTTAGTTCGTCATACACCAGCAGCTCCTTTACTCTTTCTATTTTCTGGGCTATAAAATACTTTTCTATCGTAGTACCCTCTACTTCCGAAAACAGATTGCTGATATAATTATAATCGTGATGAAGTTTCTCACTAATATAATCGGACAGATTAATTTTCAGATTATTGTTATTATAATGTACCAACTCTATAATAAGGTTCTTTACCTGTTCTATCAAACGGCCTTTTTTATCGTCTATCAATGAAAAGCCCAGAGATTCGAGTATCCCGCTTAGCTTATTTTTTTGCTCTGTGGTTAGTTTCTTTTCGAGGTGGACTTCTCCCAATCGAACTGAAAGTGGTTGTATATCCAGTCTTTCGAGTTCCGATTCTACAACCATTATACAACGGTTGCAAACCATATTTTTTATATATAATACTTCCATAAATTTATCTATATATTATAAATCCGCAAAAAGTATACCATGTAATTACGGAATAATCAACGATGGATACTTTAATAGATAATATTAAACAATAATAGCGATATAAAGTTACAACTCTTTTTTATTTCATTAAATTTGAAACTCTTTAATATAAATATATGAATTTAGAACATATCACATCCGAAGTCTGCAAAATAGCTACCGAAGGCGGGCACTTTCTTGCAAAGGAGAGAAAAGTTTTTCAAAGAAACAGAGTAGAAGAAAAAAATGCACACGACTATGTGTCTTATGTAGACAAGGAGACTGAAAAACTTCTGGTAAAAAAATTATCGGTCTTATTTCCGGAAGCCGGATTTGTCACCGAAGAGGAAACTATAAAAACCGAAGAAAAAGACTATTGCTGGGTTATCGATCCGCTTGACGGAACAACCAACTTTATTCACGACAACGCTCCGTACTGCGTAAGCATAGCCCTTACCTACAAATCGAAACCATTAATAGGCGTTGTATATGAAGTATGCCGTGAAGAATGCTTTTATGCATGGAAAGGCGGTAACGCGTACCTGAATGGAAAACAGATATCAGTATCAGCCACGAACGATATAAACAAGGCTCTGGTGGGGCTTGACTTACCATACAACGACAAAGAGTACAAACCTCTGATGAACCACTTGATGGATCAGCTATACGGTAAAGCATCGAGTATCCGCGTCAATGGTTCGGCTGCCATGTCGTTATGCTATGTAGCTGCCGGACGGTTCGATATATGGTGTGAAGCATTTATCAAACCATGGGATTTTATGGCGGGCGCGATTATTGTAGAAGAAGCCGGTGGCCGTATTTCAAATTTCGAAGGACAGGAACTTCTTTTCAATAACCATCATATCGTAGCATCGAATAATACTGTGATACATGATGAAATACTTGCATTGATACAACCTTTTTTTAGCTTTATCAAGTAAAACCAATTTTATTTTAATATCCGGTCTTTATATTTAACTGTTTTTTTCTTTAGCGCATTGCAAGAGATGCCAAAAAGTAATACTTTTGCAAGTCTTTAATCTGATTAAAAAGAAAAATGGGAAAAACCCTTGACATTGATTCTATATACACACTTTTATTTAAAGAAAAAAAACTGGTTGTTGATAAAGATAGCATCGACCATGTACAACAAAGCTACAACTTTCTGAAAAAATTTTCGGAGGATAAAATCATATATGGTATCAATACCGGATTTGGCCCTATGGCTCAATATCGTGTCGATGACAACTTCCTTACCAATCTTCAGTACAATATTATCCGCAGCCATTCCACAGGGGCAGGTAAACCATTGGAGCCTCTCTATGTGAAATCCGCGATGATAGTACGTCTGAATAACTTATTGCAGGGGAAATCAGGTATCCACCCCGAACTGATTCATTTATTAGCGGAATTTATCAACCGCAGCATCTGCCCGTTTGTACCCGAGCATGGCAGCGTAGGAGCAAGTGGCGACCTTGTACAATTGGCTCATATCGCGCTAGCTTTAATAGGTGAAGGTGAAGTGTTTTACAATGGTGAACTGAGAAATACGGCCGAGGTATTTGATGAAAACAGATTGAAGCCAATCTCTATGCACATACGTGAAGGCCTTTCGGTAACTAATGGAACTTCTGTGATGACAGGAATCGGCATTGTAAATCTCATATATGCAAAGAGATTGCTACACTGGGCCGTTGCGGCATCAGTAATGATAAATGAGATAGCCTCTTCGTATGATGACTTTATGTCCGAAGAACTGAATGCGACAAAACACCATAAAGGTCAGAAAGAGATAGCCAAGATGATGCGTAAATGGAGCAAGGGAAGTTCCAGTTTACGCAAGCGTGAGAATTACCTGTATAATAAAGAGAACAAAGAAAAAATACTTAAACATAAAGTCCAGCCATATTATTCATTACGTTGCGTTCCTCAGATATTAGGCCCTGTATACGATACTTTGGTAAATACGGAGGAAGTATTGGTTAACGAAACCAATTCGGCCTGCGATAACCCTATTGTAGACAAAGAAAGCGGAAATGTATATCATGGCGGAAATTTCCACGGCGATTATGTGTCCTTTGAAATGGATAAACTGAAAATAGCTGTAACAAAAATGGCCATGCTTTCCGAGAGACAGCTCAATTACCTGTTTCACGACCGGATAAATGATATACTTCCTCCCTTTGTAAATATGGGTGTACTGGGATTGAACTACGGGTTACAAGCTGCGCAATTTACAGCAACCTCTACCACGGCAGAGTGCCAGACACTCTCCTACCCGATGTATGTACACAGTATACCGAATAACAATGACAACCAGGACATTGTAAGTATGGGAACAAATTCAGCCCTACTTGCCAAAACTGTAATAGACAACGGATATCAGGTTATGTCTGTTTTATTTATGGCGATAACACAGGCGATAGATTGCCTGAATATACAAAACGATTTATCAAAGAATACAAAAGTAATCTACGATGAAATAAGGGATATCTTCCCTAAATTTGTAGAAGATACGCCGAAATACAAAGAGATAAGTAAGCTGACGAATTACCTAACGAATAAAGAGATAGAAAAAATTTCATGATGAAATACGCTTTAGTAACAGGAGCCAGCAAAGGAATCGGCAGAGCAACCAGCCTCAAACTTGCCGAAATGGGATATTTTATCCTCATCAACTATAATTCGAGCCGTGAAGACGCGGAAAAAACATTAGAATTGGTTAAGGAAAAAGGCTCTGACGGTGAACTGCTGAAATTTGATGTATCGGATGCCGCCGAAACAAAGTCGGTACTTGATACATGGACAGCGCAACATAAAAACGAATATATAGAAGTTCTGGTAAATAACGCAGGTATCAGAAAAGATAACCTGATGATATGGATGCCCGAAGAAGACTGGACAAGTGTCTTAAACATCAGCCTCAACGGCTTCTTCCATGTGACCCAGTATATGTTGAAAAATATGCTGGTAAAGAGATTCGGCCGAATTATAAATATTGTATCTTTGTCCGGCATTAAAGGAATGAAAGGACAGGCAAACTATTCGGCAGCCAAAGGCGGCCTTATAGCAGCAACTAAAGCGCTTGCAGCTGAAGTCGGTCCCCGAAATGTGACTGTAAATGCCGTAGCTCCGGGATTCATACAAACAGATATGGTGAAAGACCTGCCCGAAGAAGAGTTGAAAAAACTGATACCTGTAGGACGCTTCGGCACAGCAGAAGAGGTAGCGTCATTAGTAGGTTTTCTGGCTTCGAAAGAAGCATCATACATCACAGGCGAAGTAATTTCCATTAATGGCGGCATATATACCTGATAATACTATAAATACATAAATGAGGAGAGTTGTTATAACAGGCATGGGAATTTATTCCTGCATCGGAAAAAATCTTGATGAGGTAAAAGAATCGCTATATCATGGCAAATCGGGTATAGGCATCGACCCCGAAAGACTGGACTTCGGTTTCCTTTCCCCGCTGACAGGCATAATAGAAAGGCCTGACATGAAAAAACTTCTCGATCGTAAAAAACGTAACTTCTTAGCCGAACAAGGCGAATATGCATATGTTGCTACTCTCGAAGCTTTCCGGAATGCAGGAATAGACGATGCATTCCTCGAAGCGAATGAAGTAGGTGTACTTTATGGAAATGATAGCAGTGCACTCCCTGTTATAGAAGCTGCCGATATTATCCGTAACAAGAAGAATACGGTGCTCGTTGGCTCAGGATCAATCTTCCAGTCGATGAACTCGACCGTAACAATGAATCTCTCGGTTATTTTCAAGCTGAGAGGAATCAATCTCACTGTTTCAGGCGCATGTGCCAGTGGTTCACATGCTATCGGATTAGCATACTTCCTCATCAAAAACGGTTTACAGGATTGTATCCTTTGCGGAGGCGCACAGGAAGTAAACCCATATTCGGTAGGTAGTTTCGATGGATTGGGAACATTTTCCAAATTGACAGATGAACCGACCAAAGCATCCCGCCCATTCGACAAGAACAGGGACGGGCTTATTCCGAGTGGCGGTGCCGCCAGTCTGGTAGTGGAAAGCTACGAATCTGCGGTGCGACGTGGAGCTAACATTCTGGCAGAAGTAATCGGATATGGATTCTCTTCAAACGGGGACCATATATCTACTCCGAATATAGACGGGCCCATCCGTTCTTTGGAAATGTGCCTGAAAGACGCCAATGTAAAGCCGGAGGAAATCGGATATATAAACGCGCATGCCACATCTACTCCTATCGGGGATATGAATGAAGCCAAAGCAATAAGCACTGTGCTTGGAGAACATAAACCTTTTGTCACATCGACTAAATCGATGACAGGACACGAAATGTGGATGGCAGGAGCCAGCGAGGCAATCTATTCAATATTGATGATGAATAATAACTTCATCGCTCCGAATCTTAATTTTGAAGAAGCAGACGAAGCCTCGGCTTTGCTTAATATACCTAATAAACGTATTGATACATCATTTGACATGTTCCTATCCAACTCATTCGGTTTTGGAGGAACAAATTCAACCCTGATAATTAAAAAATTCAAAGAGTAACTAGTCCTGATGGAAATGACGAACGAAGAGATAATCGAGAAAATAAGAACGACTTTAGCCGAAGAGTTTGAAGTAGATGTAGAAACTATCCAGCCGGATGCGCCTCTGATCGAGACACTGGAAATGGATAGCCTCGACTTTGTAGATATGGTCGTACTGATAGAACAGAATTTCGGATTCACCGTAAACGGTAATGACTTTGTAAATATAAAAACTTTTCAGGATTTCTATGATTTTATCATAGAACATCTCGACAAGCCAAATGACGGAATGGAAGGGTAAAACCAGAGGAGGAGTATTCGGATACCTTTTCTTTATCTTCCTGATAAAGAAAATCGGAATCACTGCTGCTTATGCATTTTTAAGCACTATCGTCTTATACTTTATCCCCTTTGCGCCAAAAGCTACCGGAAGTATCTGGTACTATTCCCGTAAGGTACTAAACAAAAGTAGACTATCTTCTATCGCGATGCTCTTCTGCAGCTATTACAGGTTTGGGCAAACGCTGATAGATAAAGTTGCTATCGGCAACGGGATGAAAGAAAAATATGATTTCCGCTTCGAAAACTATGAAAGTTTTCTAGACATACTGAATGCCGACACGGGAGCAATTATAATCGGGGCACATGTCGGCAATTGGGAAATGGGTACGCCGTTCTTTGATGAGTATGGTAAAAAAATCAACATCCTTTTATATGACGCTGAATATAAGAGGATAAAAGAATTACTTCAAAAAAATTCCGTCCCGGCCGGTTTTAAAGTAATTCCTGTAAACAATACCGATCTAAACCATGTATTCGCGATAAAAGAAGCCTTAGATAACAAAGAATATATTTGTTTTCAAGGTGATCGGTATATCAATGAAGAGAGACGACTGAAAGGTATATTCATGGGTAAAGAAACCAGCTTCCCGTCAGGGCCTTTTCTATTAGCGGCAAAGATGAAAGTCCCCGTAGTATTTTATTTTGCTATGCGCGAACCTAAGAAATCGTACCGGTTCCATTTCATCGTGGCAGCACCTGTTTCTAAAAATGAAAAAGCAAAGCCTGAACAACAATTACTTGACCAATACGTTCCGGCACTGGAAAATATTCTGAAAAAATATCCGGAACAGTGGTTCAACTACTACAATTTCTGGAACGAAAAATAAAGCATTACAATCCGACTAACATATAATCAATCATGAACTTGTTTCCTTCCTTACAAAAAAGATATTCCGAAGAGCAGTTTTCAGCGGCCGAAGCACAACGGATGGCGCAGGAAATAGCCTTTGGCCCTATTGTTTTTCAGGTATCACGGCTTATGCTCAAGTTTGGTATTTTCGAATTATTATCAGAGAGCCGGGAGGGGCTAACGCTGAATGAAATTTCGGAACATAAAAAGCTATCCCGTTATGCAGCACAAGTATTGCTGGAGGCTTCGCTTTCGATTGGCACTGTATTGGTAAAGAACGATAAATATATGCTGTCCAAGGTCGGATGGTTCTTATTGAACGATGAAATGGCACGTATCAATATGAACTTTAATCATGATGTAAACTATTCAGGGCTATTCAATCTGGAAGAAGCACTTCTGAATGGAGAACCTGAAGGACTGAAAGTTTTTGGCGAATGGCCGACAATATATGAAGGCCTGTCAAAGTTGCCTGAGAATGTACAAAAAAGCTGGTTCGATTTCGACCATTTCTATTCCGACAATTCTTTTACGCAAGCACTGCAAATAGTCTTTGCAAACAATCCCCGTACATTACTCGATGTGGGCGGTAATACAGGACGCTGGGCGATGAAATGCGTTGAATTCAACACGGATGTAAATGTAACCATTATGGATTTGCCCCAACAACTTGAATTAATGAAAAAACAAACGTACGGACAAACCGGCTCCGACCGCATATATGGACATGGCTGCAATTTGCTGGACAAAGATGTCCCTTTCCCTAAAGGCTTCGATGCTATATGGATGAGTCAGTTCCTCGATTGTTTTTCGGAAGAAGAAGCTACAAGTATTTTGACCCGCGCCGCGGCATCTATGGAAAAATCTTCGTTCCTTTACATTATGGAAACATTCTGGGACCGTCAGAAATTTGAAACAGCAGCTTATTGCCTCACTCTGACCAGCCTGTATTTTACGGCACTGGCAAACGGCAACAGCAAGATGTATCATTCGGATGATATGATACGCTGTGTAAAAGCAGCCGGACTGGAAGTTAACGAAATACACGACGGATTGGGATTGGGGCATAGCATTATGGTTTGCAAACGAATATGAGTAAGCTGGTAATAACAGAAGAAGGAGGTATATTGGACTTAATTCCGCAATGTCCGCCAATAGTGATGGTCGATAAGTTTTACGGAATTGAAGGTGACTGTTCATATACGGGACTGACAATCAGTCCCGGTAATATTTTCATTGAAAACAATTATTTCAAGGAACCCGGTATTATAGAACATATCGCGCAATCGGCCGCAGCACGTGTCGGATATATCTGTAGGCAAAATAATGTCGCCGTACCACTCGGCTTTATCGGATCTGTAGACAAGATGACAATTCACATCTTACCAAAGGTAGGTAATGAACTGCATACCGAGATAAAAATAATACAGGAAGTCGCCGAAATCACCCTGATAGGTGCGACAGTAAAAATCGGAGATAACCTTGTCGCCGAATGCCGTATGAAAATATTTTTGAAAAAGGAATGAAAAAACATAAATACAGAGCTAAAGAACCCGCACTAACAGACAGAACCACTATAAAAGTCCGTTTCAGTGAAGTAGATTCCATGCGTATTGTATGGCATGGCCAGTACATCAAGTATTTTGAGGATGGCCGGGAAACCTTTGGCAAACGGTATGGAATCGGTTATTGCGACATTTACGAAAACGGATACACTGCACCCATTGTCGACCTCACCTGCCAGTATAAGCAATCCTTATCATTCGGAGAAGAGGCTATTGTGGAAACAAACTATATAGCTTCAGACGCTGCGAAAATAATATTTGAATATACTGTTTATAAAAGTGATGGTGAGACAGTTGTCGCTACGGGCAGTACAGTTCAGGTATTCTTGAATTCTAACAATGAACTGGAGTGGACAAATCCCGATTTTTATCAGGAATGGAAGAAGAAATGGAATATCTGAATGACATATACATTACTGCCGATAACATTATCAGCTCTTTAGGATTTACGACTAAAGAAAATGTTTGTGCCATTAGCCTGAATAAATCAGGGATTATCTCTGTAGAAGCAGGAAAAATCTCCGATACCCCGATTCTTGCCGGGCTAATTAATTCGGATATACTGAACGAACTGACAGAAAAGTATAGCCTGCAAGAATTCAGCAAGGCAGAACAACTTGCCATATTATCAATTAAGGACTTATTGTTACAAAGAGATATAGAACTGAAAGAGTGCGGCTTCATTCTTTCCTCAACAAAAGGGAATGTAGACTTACTGCAACATCATACAGAGAACATTGACAGAAACGTTTTTCTCAGAGAAAGTGCGTCTAAAATTACAGGTTATTTCGGAATGGACGATAGGGCTATGGTTGTATCCAATGCCTGCATATCGGGGGTATCAGCTCTTATTATTGCCCGCCGCTTACTCCTGAATGGTGACTATAAGCATATAATCGTTACGGGGGTAGATGTCCTTTCTCATTTTATTACCAGTGGTTTCCGGTCGTTCCGTTCCCTGAGTGAAAACCTTTGCAGGCCTTACGATAGTGAAAGGGACGGGTTAAATATGGGAGAAGCCTGTGGAAGCATCCTTTTGTCCACAGAATCCGGAACGGATAATATAACTATCAGAGGCGGGGCAATAAGCAACGACGCCAATCATATATCAGGCCCTTCACGCACAGGTGACGGTCTGTACTATGCAATGAGGGATGCAATGGATGAAGCCGGAGTAACTGCCGATGACATCGACTGCATAAACCTGCACGGCACTGCAACGGTTTTCAACGATGAAATGGAGGCTAAAGCTGTTTATCTGGCTCAATTGGAAAAAGTTCCTGTCAATAGCCTAAAGTCGTATTTCGGGCATACATTAGGCGCATCGGGAATCATTGAAACAATTATTTGCGCACACCAATTAAAAGAGAATGTCATATACGGCACATTAGGTTATCAAACAAATGGTGTTTCGCAATCCCTGAATGTAAGTAATAATCACATCTGTGGAAAGACGATAAACACCTGTCTTAAAACAGCTTCCGGCTTTGGAGGTTGTAATGCCGCTGTTGTATTATCCAAAATACCTTCGCATAAGTCAATTGAGCAGGGAACATTTTTATTCAACAAAATAAAGAGCTGTACAATAGAGAATAGTTCTATAAAAGTAAATGATGAGGTCGTATTCAACTCCGCATCCGGTGATTTTGCCGTTTTCATCCGCGAAGCATTCAAAAATACAGGTGACAGCAACCAGAAGTTCTATAAGATGGATGACCTCTGCAAACTGGGATATATAGCAGCGCTACATTTACTCAATGGGATCACTTTTAATCCCGATGAAATGGGGATTATCTTATCCAATTACTCTTCGTCATCAGATACGGACGCGAAGCATCAGCGGATAATAGATGGAGGTGGAGACAATGCCGCCAGTCCGGCTGTATTCGTTTACACACTGCCCAACATTGTTGCAGGTGAAATATGTATCCGTCATAAAATACAGGGCGAAAATACCTTCTTTATCGAATATCCCGGTAATATGGAAAGACAGGAAGAATATGTAAAACTTGCCATGAACAGGAGTAAATTACAATTTTGCATCACAGGATGGTGCGAATATCTTGATAATAAATACAAAGCTGAATTCAGACTCATAAAGAAAGATAAAACATGGAAGAATTGATAGAAAAACTGAAAAAAGAACTGATACAGGAATTAAATCTTGAAGAAATGACTCCCGAAGATATAGATGCCGATGCCCCGTTATTCGGAGACGGTCTGGGCTTGGATTCCATCGACGCGCTCGAAATTATCCTTATCCTCGAACGTAATTACGGCATCAAGATCAAAAAGCCGGGAGAAGGAGAAGGTCGCGAAATATTCAGATCGGTAAGATCATTAGCCGAATTTATTTCTACACATCAGCAATAATGAAGATTTACATTACAGGAACAGGTATTGTATCAGGTATCGGCATAAATGCAGAAGAAAACCTGCATGCTATCCGGCACAAAAGTCATGGAATGGGCAAAGTCACTCTTTTCTCTACCAGCCTCAATGTTCCTGTAAGTGAAGTGAAATATACAAATCAGGAGCTGAAAGAATTATTGGCTCTACCTGCCTATAAGACATATTCCCGGACTGCTTTGCTTGGAATACTAGCGGCCAAGGAGGCCTTATCGGATTCAGATATAGACGTAAACGCCCAACGT
Protein-coding sequences here:
- a CDS encoding heavy-metal-associated domain-containing protein; translated protein: METKTFTFKTNINCGGCIAKVTPFLDEVKGISNWNVDTANKNKVLTVVSDGITENEVIDTVQKAGFKIETI
- a CDS encoding heavy metal translocating P-type ATPase, which codes for MKATDNTVKKTFPVLQMSCASCAISAESIVKGLKGVVNASVNFATATLAVEYLPDEISPENMRDAIQDGGYDLLIEEDKNTTAETLEEIHRKKFGDLKRKTILAIIFSIPVVAIGMFFMRIPYANEIMWVLSTPVIFWLGKDFFINAWKQAKHRSANMDTLVALSTSVAYLFSVFNTLFPDFWIARGVEPHVYFEAASVIIAFILLGRLLEEKAKGNTSSAIKKLMRLQPKTVTIIQEDGSHNQIPIENVNIGDLILVKPGEKIAVDGRVTEGTSYVDESMLSGEPVPVLKEADGKVFAGTINQKGSFRFKAEKVGSETMLAQIIKMVQEAQGSKAPVQKLVDKIAGIFVPIVISIAIVSFIIWLILGGNNGFTHGLLALVTVLIIACPCALGLATPTAIMVGVGKGAEKGILIKDAESLEQAKKINAVVLDKTGTITEGKPQVTDILWLNNDDSPKAALLSLEKQSEHPLAEAVVRYFNAEASIPVSGFESITGKGAKGFVDGQLYFVGNYKLLNENNIAINEVLNNKAKELSSQSKTVIWFADDKQAIAVVAIADEIKATSQTAVRQLQSSGIEVYMLTGDNESTAKEIAARTGIKHYKAEVLPHQKAEFIKQLQAEGKVVAMVGDGINDSTALAQADLSIAMGKGSDIAMDVAKMTIISSDLTKIPEAIKLSRQTVATIRQNLFWAFIYNLIGIPVAAGILFPINGFLLNPMIAGAAMALSSVSVVSNSLRLKWKR
- a CDS encoding AraC family transcriptional regulator, whose protein sequence is MEVLYIKNMVCNRCIMVVESELERLDIQPLSVRLGEVHLEKKLTTEQKNKLSGILESLGFSLIDDKKGRLIEQVKNLIIELVHYNNNNLKINLSDYISEKLHHDYNYISNLFSEVEGTTIEKYFIAQKIERVKELLVYDELTLNEIAFNLNYSSVAHLSAQFKKVTGLTPSHFKQIRTNKRKPLDEV
- a CDS encoding inositol monophosphatase family protein — its product is MNLEHITSEVCKIATEGGHFLAKERKVFQRNRVEEKNAHDYVSYVDKETEKLLVKKLSVLFPEAGFVTEEETIKTEEKDYCWVIDPLDGTTNFIHDNAPYCVSIALTYKSKPLIGVVYEVCREECFYAWKGGNAYLNGKQISVSATNDINKALVGLDLPYNDKEYKPLMNHLMDQLYGKASSIRVNGSAAMSLCYVAAGRFDIWCEAFIKPWDFMAGAIIVEEAGGRISNFEGQELLFNNHHIVASNNTVIHDEILALIQPFFSFIK
- a CDS encoding aromatic amino acid ammonia-lyase; translated protein: MGKTLDIDSIYTLLFKEKKLVVDKDSIDHVQQSYNFLKKFSEDKIIYGINTGFGPMAQYRVDDNFLTNLQYNIIRSHSTGAGKPLEPLYVKSAMIVRLNNLLQGKSGIHPELIHLLAEFINRSICPFVPEHGSVGASGDLVQLAHIALALIGEGEVFYNGELRNTAEVFDENRLKPISMHIREGLSVTNGTSVMTGIGIVNLIYAKRLLHWAVAASVMINEIASSYDDFMSEELNATKHHKGQKEIAKMMRKWSKGSSSLRKRENYLYNKENKEKILKHKVQPYYSLRCVPQILGPVYDTLVNTEEVLVNETNSACDNPIVDKESGNVYHGGNFHGDYVSFEMDKLKIAVTKMAMLSERQLNYLFHDRINDILPPFVNMGVLGLNYGLQAAQFTATSTTAECQTLSYPMYVHSIPNNNDNQDIVSMGTNSALLAKTVIDNGYQVMSVLFMAITQAIDCLNIQNDLSKNTKVIYDEIRDIFPKFVEDTPKYKEISKLTNYLTNKEIEKIS
- the fabG gene encoding 3-oxoacyl-ACP reductase FabG, with protein sequence MKYALVTGASKGIGRATSLKLAEMGYFILINYNSSREDAEKTLELVKEKGSDGELLKFDVSDAAETKSVLDTWTAQHKNEYIEVLVNNAGIRKDNLMIWMPEEDWTSVLNISLNGFFHVTQYMLKNMLVKRFGRIINIVSLSGIKGMKGQANYSAAKGGLIAATKALAAEVGPRNVTVNAVAPGFIQTDMVKDLPEEELKKLIPVGRFGTAEEVASLVGFLASKEASYITGEVISINGGIYT